The sequence ACCGAAAACTTTCCGCGCAGCCACACCAACCCGTATGGCCACAGCAAGCTGGTGATCGAGGACATGCTCACGGCCTTGCGCACCGCCAGCCCGGCCTGGCGCGTGGGCGTGCTGCGTTACTTCAACCCGGTCGGCGCACACCCCAGCGGCCTGATCGGCGAAGACCCGGCCGGCATTCCCAACAACCTCATGCCGTATGTGGCACAGGTGGCCGTGGGGCAGCGTGAACACCTCAATGTGTATGGCAACGACTACGCCACGCCCGACGGCACCGGTGTGCGCGACTACATCCACGTGCAGGACCTGGCCGCCGGCCATGTGGCCGCCATCAAGGCGCTGCTGGGTCGGGGCGAGAGTTTCACCGTCAACCTGGGCACCGGCCGGGGACACAGCGTGCTCGACGTGGTGAAAGCGTTCGAGGCCGCCAGCGGCAACCCGGTGCCCTACCGCGTGGCGCCGCGCCGGGCCGGCGATGTGGCGCAGTGCTGGGCCGACCCCGCCCTGGCTTTGCGCCTGCTGGGCTGGCAGGCCCTGCACACGCTGGACGACATGTGTGCCGATGCGTGGCGCTGGCAGAGCGCCAACCCCAACGGTTACCGGAGCTGAACGCCGGCTGAGCGGGCGGCGAGGAAGATGCCCTCGCCCACGCTGGCGCCGAAACGTTTGGCCAGCCTCAGGCCCACGTTTTCGCGGCGGGTGTAGTCCACCAGTTCTTCGGCCTTGACAACCTCGCGTGCCACATAGTCGAGGTTGCCCAGGCCATCCGCCAGGCCCAGTGCCACGGCTTGCTGGCCGTTCCAGACCAGACCGCTGAAGGTCTCGGGCGTTTCTTTGAGGCGGTCGCCACGGCCCTTTTTCACCACCTCGATGAACTGCGTGTGGATCTCGGCCAGCAGGTTCTGCATGAACTGGCGCTGCGACTCGTCTTGCGGACTGAACGGATCCAGCAGGCCCTTGTTGTCGCCAGCGGTCATCAGGCGTCGCTCGATGCCCAGCTTTTCCATCAAGCCGGTGAAGCCGAAGCCGTCCATGAGCACGCCGATGCTGCCGACCAGGCTGGCCTTGTCCACGTAGATGTTGTCGGCCGCCGCAGCGATGTAATAGGCCGCCGAGGCGCAGGTTTCTTCCACCACCGCATAGACCTTCTTGTCGTGCAGCCCCTTCAAGCGGGTGATCTCGTCGTTGATGATGCCGGCCTGCACCGGGCTGCCACCGGGTGAGTTGATCAGCAACACCACCGCCTGGGCGCCTTCGTCGTCAAACGCCGAGCGCAAGGCCGCCACGATGTTTTCGGCGCTGGCTTCGGAGTCCGATGCGATCTCACCCTTGATCTCGACCACGGCCGTGTGCGGCGTGCTCGTCGACGTGCCCACCTCGGCGCTGGAATACACAAACCAGACGATCGCGCCCAGGAGAGCCAGCCACATGAAGCGGGTGAACATCTTCCAGCGGCGCGCGGCTTGCTGCTCGCGGATGGTGGCAAACACCAGCTTTTCCAGCGTGGCGCGCTCCCAGGCCACACCGTTGTGGCGGTCGCTGCCGGCGGAGCTCGTCGAGCCCAGGTTGTCGTCGTTCATGGTGGGGGATTTCTCAGAATTCAACAGGTTTGAGGTGGTATTGTGACCGCCAGTGAATCACCCCATCGAGCTCCAGCAGTTCGATCTTGAACAGTCCGCCACGGCACGGTCCGCCCCGGCATTCACCGGTTGCGGGCTCGTACATCGCTCCGTGCGTGGCACACATCAGCCAGCGGCCGGTGTCGTCAAAAAAGCGGTCGGGTTGCCAGTCGAGCTCCATCGCCACGTGCGAGCAGCGGTTCAGGTAGGCCTGTGGCTGGCCCTGAAACCGCACCGCAAATGCGCGGCAGGTCTGGCCCGCGTAGTTCACATCGAACGAGACCGCCCTGCCCCCGTCGACCAGATCGCGGCTGTTGCACAGCGGGTGGACCGGATCGTCGGTGGGTGGCGTCATGGGAACCTCAGGCGTGTTGGTTGAGCCAGTCGTGCAGTTCGCGCACCGAATGGGCGACAAACAAGGGCTTGAGTTCGTGAAACGCGTCGGGTTCGTGCGCGCCGTAGCTCACGCCCACGCTTGCGCAACCGGCGTTCAGCGCCATTTGCAGGTCGTGCGTGGTGTCGCCAATCATCAGCGTGCGCTCTGGCGCCACACCGAATTCGCTCATCAGTTCGTGCAGCATCATCGGGTGCGGCTTGCCCGCGGTTTCGTCCGCGGTGCGTGAACCATCAAACAGGCCAACCAGCTCCACCGTGCGCAGCACCTCGTCCAGCCCGCGGCGGCTTTTGCCGGTGGCCACGGTCAGGAGGTGCTGGCGCTCCTTCAACTCGGCCAACAACGGCAACACGCCGTCAAACAGGCTCAGGTCATGCTGGCGCGCGGTGTAGTGGTGGCGGTAACGATCCCCCAGCAGAGGGTATTTCTCCGGCGGCAAGTCGGGCGCGGCATGCGCCAACGCCTGCATCAGGCCCATACCAATCACATAGCTGGCGGCCTGGGTGGTGGGCGGCGTGCCCCCCACGTCGGTGACGGCCAGCTGGATGCTGCGAGCAATGAGCGCGGTGGAATCGAACAGGGTGCCGTCCCAGTCGAAGGCGATGAGGTCGAAGTGGCGGATGCGCATGCAAAGAGGCTAGAGCAAAGGCGCTGATTATCGATGGGCCCCGCGAGAAAACAGAAAAGCCCGCATGCGGGCTTTTCCAGGAGAAGCGGCCTAATTAGGTCCGGCGGCGGCGAATCAACGTCAGACCTAGCAGAGCGCCACCCAAAAGAGCCAAGCTACCTGGCTCGGGGACTTCGCCCGGGTCGCAGGCATCACCGATGCAGGGCTTGGTGAACAAGTAGAGATTGGACAAGCCATTGAGTCTGTCAGGGGAGACAGCGAACAGACTCCAGTCTCCGCTGGTCATGCCATCCTCCAATTCGACGATAAAGGAGTCAGGCGACCCACCACCGTTGCCGAAGTGGAAGCCCAGAAACAATTGGTCATAACTGTTCCAGATGTTGGCTGCCAGTTGCCAAATGCCGGACGTAGCGCCGTTAGCGTAGCCGCCAATCAGCAACGTACCGGGAATGCCGTTCTTATCGATGAGTTGATAACCCGCAACCTCGTAAGCAGGATCGCCACCAGGCACCAGCGGACTGTCGAGGTTTCCATCCTGGTAGTAGCACTCACCGGGGTTGGCGGCATTGGTCACCTGGATGTACCGACCGCTGGTCGGTGCGGTTAGTGAGCCACCAGCGCCGTCCGGGCAGTAGACCGTGGCAGCACTCACGCTGCCTGCGAAGAAACTCGCCACGATGACAGACGCAGCGGCGGCTGCTTTCATGAATCTAACCATTTGAACTCTCCTTGCATGAACGGACTGACCTGCTACGTAACGTTGAGAGCAAGATCAGGGCCAGGTCAAAAAGTCTTTGATTATCAAGGAAGATGAAAATCCGCACGAGATCTTCCCTGTACTCCTGTAAGCAAATTCGACAGTTGAAGACCACGAAAGGCGTATGCAATTCACCCCTATTTCTTAGGCAGCACCGGCGTGGTGGCGGATGTGATCGGCCACCACTGAAGCGATTAACCAATACCCGTGGTCATACCCCTCATGCCGGCGTACCTCGAGCGGCTGCCCGAAATCACGACACACCTGCTCCAACAATTGGGGATTTAGCTGAACGGACAGAAACTTGTCCGCCAACCCCTGATCGACCAGCAGCGGCAGCACCCGGCGCCCGCTTTTGATCAATTCCACGGCGTCGTGCTCAGCCCAACCTGCACGATCAGTTCCCAGATACCCGGTGAAGGCCTTCTCCCCCCACGGACACTGGCTGGGCGCGCAGATCGGTGCGATGGCGGACACGCTCTGGTAGAGACCGGGGTGGCGCAGCGCCAGCGTCAGGGCGCCATGGCCGCCCATGGAATGGCCTGAAATACCCACCCTGTCGGGCCGCGTCGGGAAATTTGACAGCACCAAATCGCGCAATTCCTTGGTGATCCAGCTTTCCATGCGGAAGTGTTTGGCCCAGGGCTCCTGGGTGGCGTCCAGGTAAAAACCGGCGCCGTGACCGAAATCCCAGGACGCGTCGGCGACTTCGATGCCGGTATCGCGCGGGCTGGTGTCGGGGGTGACGATGGCCAGGCCCAGTTCAGCGGCGTATCGCTGGGCGCCGGCTTTGATGGCAAAGGTTTCTTCGTTGCAGGTCAGGCCGGCCAGAAAGAACACCACCGGCACCGGGCCGTGCTGCGCCTGCGGCGGCAGGTACACGCCGAACTTCATCGGCAGGCCGATCTCGGTGGAGGCGTGTTTGTAAAACCCCTGCACGCCGCCAAAGCACCGGTGCTCGCTCAGCGTCTCGATGCCCATCAAAACTCCACCACCGCGCGGATCGATTCGCCGCGCTTCATCAAATCGAAGCCTTCGTTGATCTGGTCCAGGCGCAGCTTGTGGGTGATCAGGTCGTCGATGTTGATCTTGCCTTCCATGTACCAGTCGACGATCTTGGGCACGTCGGTACGGCCGCGGGCGCCGCCGAAGGCCGAACCTTCCCACTTGCGGCCGGTGACCAGCTGGAACGGGCGCGTGGAGATTTCGGCGCCGGCTTCGGCCACGCCGATGATGATGCTGCGGCCCCAGCCCTTGTGCGTGCACTCCAGCGCGTCGCGCATCACCTTGGTGTTGCCGATGCACTCGAAGCTGTAGTCGGCGCCGCCATCGGTGAGCTGCACGATGGCATCAACAACGTTCGGAACTTCCTTGGGGTTGATGAAGTGCGTCATGCCGAACTTGCGTGCCATGGCTTCGCGCGCGGGGTTCAGGTCGACGCCGATGATCTTGTCGGCGCCCACCATCTTCGCGCCCTGGATCACGTTCAGGCCAATGCCGCCCAGGCCGAACACGACCACATTGGCGCCCGCCTCGACCTTGGCCGAGAAGATCACCGCACCGATGCCGGTGGTGACGCCGCAGCCGATGTAGCAGACCTTGTCGAAGGGTGCGTCTTCGCGGATCTTGGCTAGCGAGATTTCGGGCGCCACGGTGTAGTTGCTGAAGGTGCTGGTGCCCATGTAATGAAAAATGGGCTGGCCGTCGAGGCTGAAGCGGCTGGTGGCATCGGGCATGAGGCCCTTGCCTTGTGTGCCGCGGATCAGCTGGCACAGGTTGGTCTTGCGGCTCAGGCAGAACTTGCACTGGCGGCACTCGGGCGTGTAGAGCGGAATGACGTGATCGCCCTTCTTCAGCGAGGTCACGCCGGGGCCGACGTCCACCACGATGCCCGCGCCTTCGTGGCCCAGGATCGCCGGGAAAATGCCTTCCGGATCAGCGCCCGAGAGCGTGTAGTAGTCGGTGTGGCAGATGCCGGTGGCCTTGATTTCAACCAGCACTTCGCCGAACTTCGGGCCCTCGAGATCGACAGTTTCAATGGTGAGGGGCTGGCCTGCTTTCCAGGCGACGGCGGCTTTCGTTTTCATGGTGTGTGCAACGGGTTGGTGAGATGGCCTTGAGGGTACCGCACATGCCATTTCCCCTGAGGCGCCCCGCCCATGCATCAGTCCAACCGAGCGCCACCCTTGAACCATTGCGCAAACAAGGCGCGCTCTTCGTCCGTGAGGCCCGTCGCGTTGTTCATCGGCATCAGCTTCGCGACCACCACCTGCTGGTACACCGTCTGCGCGTGCTGCTTGAGCGCCTCGGGCGAATCGAGCCGCACGTTCTTCGACTGCAGAGCCTCGCCATGGCACATGACGCAGCGCTGCTCGATCACCGGTTTGAGCTGCGCGTAGCTCACCACGTCGGGCACCGCCACCGCCTGCACCGGCGCGGGCTTGAGCCAGACGATGAGCGCGATCAGCACCGCCCCGCCCGCCACCGCGTACGGCCAAGGGTGCTTGTTGCGGCCCAGCTTGAAGCCGTGGCGCATGACGAAGAACTGGCGGATCGCCGCGCCCGCGAACATCATGCCGATCAGGATCAACCAGTTCTGCGGGTGCGTGTAGGTGAAGCTGTAGTGGTTGCTCAACATCGCAAACAACACCGGCAGCGTGAAGTAGGTGTTGTGCACGCTGCGCTGCTTGCCGCGCTGGCCGTGGATCGGGTCGACCGGGCGACCCGCCTTGAGGTCGGCCACCACGGTGCGTTGGCCCGGGATGATCCAGAAGAACACGTTGGCGCTCATGGCGGTGGCGATCATCGCACCCATGAGCAGAAAGGCCGCGCGCCCGGCGAACAGCTGCGTGGCCAGCCAGGCCGCGACACACACCAGCACCAACACCAGCGCGCCTACCTTGGCGTCCCCGTTTTTGCTCTGGCCCAAGGTGCGGCAAATCGCGTCGTACAGCAGCCAGAAGACCACCAGGAAGGCCAACGCACCGGCAATGGCAGCCGCCGGGCTCCAGACGAACACCTTGGGGTCGATCAGGTAGACGCTGGGACTCCACAGATACGAGATGAGGAACAGCGCGAAGCCCGACAGCCAGGTGGAGTAACTCTCCCAGTAGAACCAGTGCAGGTGCTCCGGCAGCTGGGGCGGCGAGACCGCGAACTTCACCGGGTGGTAGAAGCCGCCGCCGTGCACGGCCCAGAGCTCACCGCTGACACCGTCTTTTTTCAGCTGTTCGTCCTCAGGCGGCGTGAGGCTGCTGTCGAGAAAGACGAAGTAGAAAGACGAGCCGATCCAGGCAATCGCCACGATCACATGCAGCCAGCGCAGCAGCAGGTTGGCCCAGTCGAGCAGGTAGGTTTCCATGGCGTCTCACAGCAAGGTCAGAGCTTGCGAATCGGCAAAGTGTATACACATATTGAGCACAATCAAGCCGCGACAGCAGCGGCCTCAGTGGCATTCACGGCTAGCAACAACTGAGCCACGACCGACGCGGCGATCACCGCCGGCTGCTTGCTCTCGATGCCCGGCAAGCCGATCGGGCAGGTCACGCGACCCAGCTCTGCGGGGCTGAAGCCGCGCTCGGCGAGGCGATGGCCAAAGGTCGCCCACTTGGTGCGGCTGCCGATCAGGCCGATGAAGGCCAGGTCGTTGTGCTCGCGCTGGCGCTGCAGGCAGGCGGCCACCACATCCAGGTCTTCGGCGTGGGAGAAGCTCATGACCAGCACGCAGGCCCCTGCGGGCACATCGCGCACGGCGGCGTGCACCGGGTCTGAATGTTCGGTGGTCACCTGATCGGGCAGCTTCGCAGGAAACACACCGTCGCGGCTGTCGATCCAGCTCACGTCGAACGGCAGGGGTGCCAGTGCCTGCACGATGGCCCGCCCCACATGGCCGCCGCCAAACAGCGCCAGCGGCGTGTGTGATGGCCGCAAGCGCTCGCGCAGTTGCGCCGCATGCGACGCATCCACCGGCTCGAAGCGCAGCACCAGCGTGCCGCCACAACACTGGCCCAGGCTCGGGCCGAGCGTGATGCGCTCGCGCCAATCTGACGGCACATCGCCGGGCCGCAGGGCCCAGCGCGCCAGGACTTCGCGGGCCTGTTGTGTTGCTTTCCACTCCAACTGGCCGCCGCCGATCGTGCCCACTTCGCCGCGTGTCGCGTCGGCAAAGACCGCCATCCACGCACCCGGTTCGCGAGGAACGGAGCCGCGCGTGTGCTCAACGGTGATGAGCACCGCAGGACCCTGCGCCAGATTCAGCAGAAAGGTTTCAAGCTCGCCGTGCATGTGTGGCGCCGATGTCAAAGAATGTGTATGGAGACGTAAACGGGGACCGAGCGGCCCAGTATCGACCTTACTGTGCGAAACGCCACAGCCGATCCACAATACACGCCATCCACCCGTTCATATGCGCTCTCGATGCGAGACCGGGTCCGATCAGTTCCAACAGGTTTGCCCACATGAGAGACATCGAACCCGCACCGCATCCCGCCGCCCGGTCCGCCCGCAGCTCCTGGGCCTGGATCGGCGTGTTGACCGCCGCCTTGCTGGCTTCTTGCGCCACGCCACCTCCACCGCCACCCCCCGCGCCGCCGCCCCCACCCGCGCCGGCCCCCGCACCGCCACCGGTCTCACAATTGCCCCCGCCCGAGTTCATCTCGAACGCGGTGTCGCCTCTGGACTACCGCAAGGACGGCGCTCGTCACATCTACGAACGCAACGGCCACCGCATCTACAAAGGCCAGTTGCCGCCGCTGATGCACGCGGTCGGCGTGCTGCAGGTCGAGGTGGACAACCGCGGTCATGTGCGCAACGTGAGCTGGATGCGTGCACCAAGCCATGTGCCGGACGTGATGCGCGAGATCGAACGCACCGTGCGCGCGGCCGCCCCGTTCCCCGCGCCGGTGCGCATGGGCAGCGTGACCTACACCGACGTCTGGCTCTGGGACAAGAGCGGCAACTTCCAGCTCGACACGCTGACCGAAGGACAGCGCAGTAAGTGACACCCCGCGCCGCCTGCGGCGTCACGCCCTGAAGGGGGCAACGCGTGCGGCCTGGCGGAGCCAGTTCCGCCGCGTTCTGGGTCAAGGCACGTTTTCAGGCCGGGAGAACGTGGTCTCAGCTTCCCCTGTAAGTTGAATAGCTCCACGGGCTCACCAGCAGGGGCACGTGGTAGTGCTGGTCTGCGTGCGCCACGCCGAAGTCGAGCGACACGCGGTTGAGGAAATTGGGCTCGGGCAGCGCCACGCCCCTGGCCGCAAAGTAGCCCTTCACATCGAACACCAGGCGGTAGGTGCCCACCTTCAGGCTGGCGTGGTCGTAGAGCATGCCGTCGGGGTTGCGGCCATCGGCGTTGAGTGTGAAGCGCTTGACCAGCGTGGCCTGGTCGCCCTGGGTGGTGTGCAGCTCCACCTGCATGCCGGCGGCGGGGCAGCCGTGCATGGTGTCCAGAACGTGTGTACTCAAGCCCATGGTGGTCTCTCCGGTGGTGATCAGTCGACTGAAAGTGTATACACTTTTCCGGTTTTCTGGCTATGATGAATCCATGGAAACCTCCAGCACCCTGCACATCGTCGAGTCGCTCACGCGCGCCATCGTCGAGCACCGCCTGAACCCCGGCACCAAGCTGGCCGAGCAGAAGCTGGCCGACCACTTCGGGGTCTCCCGCACACTGGTGCGACAGGCCCTGTTCCAGCTGTCGCAGAACCGGCTGATCCGCCTGGAGCCCGCGCGCGGGGCGTTTGTGGCTGCACCCTCGGTGGAAGAAGCGAAGCAGGTGTTTGCGGTGCGACGCATGCTGGAAGCAGAAATGACGCGCGCCTTTGTGCAGTCCGTGACCCCTGCACGCATCAAGGCGCTGCGCGAACACGTGGCGCAAGAAAAGCAGGCCGTGAACAACGAGGACGTGGCCGGGCGCACCGAACTGCTGGGCGACTTTCACGTGCGCATGGCCGAACTCATGGGCAACACGGTGCTGGCCGAACTGCTGCGCGACCTCATCTCGCGCTGCGCGCTGATCACGCTCATGTACCAGACCAACCAGGCCGCCGCGCACTCGCACGACGAGCACGCCGACATCGTCAAGGCCCTGGCCGCGCGCGACGAAGCACTGGCCGTGCGCCTGATGACCGAGCACCTTCAGCATGTTGAAGAGAACCTCACCTTCGACCGCAAGCTGCCCATCAACGACATTTCGATCGCGCTTTCATGACCTACGACGCCACCCTGCCCTACCCCCGCGACCTGGCCGGACATGGCCGCGATGTGCCACATGCCCGCTGGCCGAACGGTGCGCGCATCGCCGTGCAGTTCGTGCTGAACTACGAGGAAGGTGGCGAGAACAGCGTGCTGCACGGCGACGACGCGTCCGAACAATTCCTCTCCGAGATGTTCAACCCGGCGGCCTACCCCGCGCGGCACATCAGCATGGAAGGCATCTACGAGTACGGATCGCGCGCAGGCGTGTGGCGCATCCTGCGCGAATTCGAGCAGCGAGGTCTGCCGCTCACCGTGTTCGGCGTGGCCACTGCGCTGCAGCGTTGCCCCGACGTGACCGCTGCGCTGAAAGAACTCGGCCACGAATTCGCCTGCCACGGCCTCAAGTGGATCCACTACCAGAACGTGGACGAGGCCACCGAGCGTGCCCACATGGCGCAGGCCATGCAGATCATGCAGGCGCTCACCGGCAACCGGCCCCTGGGCTGGTACACGGGGCGCGACAGCCCCAACACGCGCCGCCTCGTGGCGGACTTCGGCGGCTTCGAGTACGACAGCGATTACTACGGCGATGACCTGCCGTTCTGGATGAAGGTGCAAAAGACCGACGGCAGCAACACCCACCAGCTCATCGTGCCCTACACGCTGGACTGCAACGACATGCGCTTTGCACTGCCGCAGGGCTACTCGCACGCCGACCCGTTTTTCCAGTACCTCAAGGACAGCTTCGACGCGCTCTATGCCGAAGGCGACCCGGGCGGTTTGGATCGTCCCAAGATGATGAGCATCGGCATGCACTGCCGCCTGCTCGGCCGGCCCGGTCGCATCACAGCGCTGCAGCGTTTTCTGGACCACATCGCGCAACACGACCACGTGTGGGTGGCGCGGCGCATCGACATCGCCCGCCACTGGCGCCAACACCACCCGGTCCCGACCTGAGCCATGACCACCACCCTGCAACAACTCAACAGCGCCACGCCCGCCGAAGCGCTTCACCTGCTCGATGGCCTGTACGAACACTCGCCGTGGATCGCCGAGCAGGCACTCGCCAAACGGCCCTTTGCATCGCTCGCCGCGCTCAAACACGCCATGGTGGCGGTGCTGGCCGACGCCGGCCTGGACGCGCAGCTCGCGCTGATCCGCGCCCACCCAGAACTCGCGGGCAAGGCCATGGAAAGCCGTTCGCTCACCGCCGAGTCCACCAACGAACAGCAGAAGGCTGGCCTCACGAACTGCACGCCCGAGGAGCTCGCGCACATCCAGCAGCTCAACGCGCAGTACATCGCGAAGTTCGGCTTTCCCTTCATCCTCGCGGTGCGCGGACCGCGCGGCACGGGCCTGTCCAAGCGCGAGATCATCGCCACCGTGGAGCGCCGCCTGAGCCACCCGGTGGACTTCGAGCGCGCCGAGTGCCTGCGCAACATCCACCGCATCGCCGAGATCCGCCTCAACGACAAGTTCGGCTTCACACCCGCGGTCGGCAACGAGGTGTGGGACTGGCACGAGGACCTGGCGCGCCACAGCGATCCCGGGTTTGCCGAACAGGGCCAGCTCACCGTCACCTACCTGACCGATGCGCACCGGGCGTGTGCTGCGGATCTGGTCGAACGCATGAAGGCATGCGGGTTTGATGAGGTGTCGATAGACGCTGTCGGAAATGTGGTGGGTGTCTACAAGGCCGGCCCTCTCCCGCAGGCGGGAGAGGGAACCAAGACACTGCTCACCGGCAGCCACTTCGATACCGTGCGCAACGGCGGCAAGTACGACGGGCGTCTGGGCATCTTCGTGCCCATGGCCTGTGTGAAACAACTCCACGCGGCGGGCAAACGCCTGCCGTTCGCCATCGAGGTGGTGGGCTTTGCCGAAGAGGAAGGCCAGCGCTACAAGGCCACCTTCCTGGGTTCGGGCGCCCTCACCGGCCACTTCAACCCGGCCTGGCTCGACCAGCAGGACGCCGACGGCGTGACCATGCGTGCGGCCATGCAGCACGCCGGCCTCCCGGCCACGCTGGAGGCCATCGGCGCACTCCAACGAGATCCGTCGAAGTACCTCGGCTTCGTCGAGGTGCACATCGAACAAGGCCCGGTGCTCAACGAGATGGACCTGCCGCTGGGCGTCGTCACCTCCATCAACGCCAGCGTGCGCTACCAGTGCGAAGCCATCGGCATGGCCAGCCACGCCGGCACCACGCCCATGAACCGTCGGCGCGACGCCGCCAGCGCGGTGGCCGAGCTTGCGCTCTTCATGGAACAGCGTGCACAGGCCGACGGCGACTCGGTCGCCACCATCGGCATGCTGCAGGTGCCCGGCGGCTCCATCAACGTGGTGCCGGGGCGCTGCCGCTTTTCGCTGGATCTGCGTGCGCCGAGCGACGCCCAGCGCAATGCACTCGAGCGCGACATCCTCGCGCAGCTGCGCGCGATCTGCGAACGACGCGGCATCGGCCTCACGCTGGAGGAGACCATGCGCGCCGCCGCCGCGCCCAGCGCGCCCGCCTGGCAAACCCGCTGGG is a genomic window of Hydrogenophaga sp. RAC07 containing:
- the puuE gene encoding allantoinase PuuE codes for the protein MTYDATLPYPRDLAGHGRDVPHARWPNGARIAVQFVLNYEEGGENSVLHGDDASEQFLSEMFNPAAYPARHISMEGIYEYGSRAGVWRILREFEQRGLPLTVFGVATALQRCPDVTAALKELGHEFACHGLKWIHYQNVDEATERAHMAQAMQIMQALTGNRPLGWYTGRDSPNTRRLVADFGGFEYDSDYYGDDLPFWMKVQKTDGSNTHQLIVPYTLDCNDMRFALPQGYSHADPFFQYLKDSFDALYAEGDPGGLDRPKMMSIGMHCRLLGRPGRITALQRFLDHIAQHDHVWVARRIDIARHWRQHHPVPT
- the uraD gene encoding 2-oxo-4-hydroxy-4-carboxy-5-ureidoimidazoline decarboxylase; its protein translation is MTTTLQQLNSATPAEALHLLDGLYEHSPWIAEQALAKRPFASLAALKHAMVAVLADAGLDAQLALIRAHPELAGKAMESRSLTAESTNEQQKAGLTNCTPEELAHIQQLNAQYIAKFGFPFILAVRGPRGTGLSKREIIATVERRLSHPVDFERAECLRNIHRIAEIRLNDKFGFTPAVGNEVWDWHEDLARHSDPGFAEQGQLTVTYLTDAHRACAADLVERMKACGFDEVSIDAVGNVVGVYKAGPLPQAGEGTKTLLTGSHFDTVRNGGKYDGRLGIFVPMACVKQLHAAGKRLPFAIEVVGFAEEEGQRYKATFLGSGALTGHFNPAWLDQQDADGVTMRAAMQHAGLPATLEAIGALQRDPSKYLGFVEVHIEQGPVLNEMDLPLGVVTSINASVRYQCEAIGMASHAGTTPMNRRRDAASAVAELALFMEQRAQADGDSVATIGMLQVPGGSINVVPGRCRFSLDLRAPSDAQRNALERDILAQLRAICERRGIGLTLEETMRAAAAPSAPAWQTRWENAMTALGVPLHRMPSGAGHDAMKLHEVMPQAMLFVRGLNSGISHNPLESSTSDDIELCVNAFSHLLDQLASEHNT